From the genome of Anoplopoma fimbria isolate UVic2021 breed Golden Eagle Sablefish chromosome 1, Afim_UVic_2022, whole genome shotgun sequence, one region includes:
- the si:dkey-52l18.4 gene encoding uncharacterized protein si:dkey-52l18.4, protein MSYRLLRAISCLFLLHTVLHAEQCSQRVVAERETLYVPAGQSLSLSCVVQHCGGAWNGNWIRRNSTDEMLIVRHRLTNVTLSAYETQLTLNFLNISQLDEGSYGCRVIWAEGETEQGHLKYVNVTAAVPSKRSILHRLLVCAGASLCLPIILGLAHRLSSEVKPQPLPRTLSTYSAVYRDQPEPAPQPPPRCPIPQKQSASFHKAVPKSPQKTEVVYADISQGALRQQVATREPDPSTVYSALRFS, encoded by the exons ATGAGTTACCGTCTACTCAGGGCCATCAGCTGTCTCTTCCTTCTCCATACGG TTCTCCATGCTGAACAATGCAGCCAGCGTGTGGTGGCAGAGCGTGAGACATTATACGTACCAGCAGGACAAagtctgtctctgtcctgtgTGGTCCAGCACTGTGGAGGCGCCTGGAATGGAAACTGGATTCGGAGAAATTCAACAGATGAAATGTTAATTGTGAGGCATCGTCTGACCAATGTGACGCTCTCAGCCTATGAAACTCAACTAACTTTGAATTTCCTGAACATCAGCCAATTAGACGAAGGTTCCTATGGATGCAGAGTTATATGGGCTGAAGGTGAAACTGAGCAAGGACATTTGAAGTATGTGAACGTCACTGCAG CCGTCCCCTCTAAGAGGAGTATATTGCACAGGCTTCTGGTCTGTGCCGgtgcttctctttgtcttcCCATCATTCTGGGACTGGCTCATCGTCTGAGTTCAGAGGTCAAGCCTCAGCCCCTTCCCAGGACACTTTCCACATACTCTGCTGTATACAGAGACCAACCAGAGCCGGCTCCACAGCCCCCACCTCGATGTCCCATACCTCAGAAACAAAGCGCTTCTTTTCACAAAG cCGTCCCCAAGTCCCCACAGAAGACTGAG GTGGTGTATGCCGATATTTCCCAGGGTGCACTGAGACAACAGGTAGCCACCAGAGAGCCTGACCCATCCACCGTGTACTCAGCCCTCAGATTTTCCTGA